One region of Streptomyces sp. CG4 genomic DNA includes:
- a CDS encoding BlaI/MecI/CopY family transcriptional regulator yields MAGTGSRGRAERRSAGELESEVLAALWATERPLTPAEIQAEIDGGLAYNTVHTILKRLYDKGLVLRDADGRRGAYRPAKNAAELTAAAMHDALDRGPDPIATLQQFVTGLSPEEERALRQLLAGGDA; encoded by the coding sequence ATGGCTGGCACAGGGTCCCGCGGCAGGGCGGAGCGGCGCAGCGCCGGTGAGCTGGAGAGTGAGGTGCTGGCCGCACTGTGGGCCACCGAGCGGCCGCTGACCCCGGCGGAGATCCAGGCTGAGATCGACGGCGGGCTCGCCTACAACACGGTGCACACCATCCTCAAACGCCTCTACGACAAGGGCCTGGTGCTGCGAGACGCCGACGGGCGGCGCGGAGCGTACCGGCCGGCGAAGAACGCGGCCGAGCTGACCGCCGCGGCGATGCACGACGCCCTGGACCGGGGTCCGGACCCGATCGCGACGCTCCAGCAGTTCGTGACCGGGCTGAGCCCCGAGGAGGAGCGGGCGCTGCGCCAACTGCTCGCCGGAGGCGACGCATGA
- a CDS encoding M48 family metalloprotease: MRFDVYSPLVLSLLLSALGPVIARRVAPALAVRVLTSAAVLTAAATTWSLILLATALLGDAPPVLREARENGRTVTDPVPEVIGLAACLALAAIALRVYRAVRTERCTRRTLRRLCAGHPADSELIVAASDVPQAFAIPGRPGRILVTSAMLSALDPAERRVLLAHERAHLAHRHGPLVTAATLAAAADPLLGPVRTAVGFLVERWADEQAATTVGDRRTAARALARAALTAGRARTACALHFTDRTVTRRIAALQTTPPPQLWPAAAAVLLLGALPTLLAADATSDLLGQLSGVPH, from the coding sequence ATGAGGTTCGACGTGTACAGCCCGCTGGTGCTGTCCCTGCTGCTGTCGGCACTCGGGCCGGTGATCGCCCGCCGCGTCGCTCCGGCGCTCGCCGTGCGCGTGCTGACCTCGGCGGCCGTGCTGACCGCCGCGGCCACCACCTGGTCGCTGATCCTGCTGGCCACCGCGTTGCTCGGGGACGCGCCGCCGGTGCTCCGCGAGGCCCGGGAGAACGGGCGTACGGTCACGGATCCGGTGCCCGAGGTGATCGGGCTGGCGGCCTGTCTGGCACTGGCGGCGATCGCCCTGCGGGTGTACCGGGCCGTACGAACCGAGCGGTGCACCCGGCGGACGCTGCGCCGGCTGTGCGCAGGGCACCCGGCGGACAGCGAACTGATCGTCGCCGCCTCCGACGTGCCGCAGGCGTTCGCGATCCCGGGCCGGCCGGGCCGGATCCTGGTCACCTCGGCGATGCTGAGCGCCCTCGATCCCGCCGAGCGGCGGGTGCTCCTCGCGCACGAGCGCGCCCATCTCGCCCACCGGCACGGCCCGTTGGTCACGGCGGCGACGCTCGCCGCGGCGGCCGACCCGCTGCTCGGACCGGTGCGTACGGCCGTCGGCTTCCTCGTGGAGCGGTGGGCCGACGAGCAGGCGGCGACCACGGTCGGCGACCGGCGCACCGCCGCCCGGGCACTGGCCCGGGCCGCCCTCACCGCCGGCCGGGCCCGCACCGCCTGCGCGCTGCACTTCACCGACCGTACCGTCACCCGCCGGATCGCAGCCCTGCAGACGACCCCGCCACCGCAACTGTGGCCGGCCGCGGCGGCGGTCCTCCTCCTCGGCGCACTGCCCACGTTGCTCGCGGCGGACGCGACGAGCGACCTGCTGGGGCAGCTGTCGGGCGTGCCCCACTGA
- a CDS encoding glycoside hydrolase family 65 protein translates to MISDRSYSVEPWTIRETALDLGVLAQSESVFALSNGHVGWRGNLDEGEPHGLPGSYLNGVHEVHPLPYAEAGYGYPESGQTVINVTNGKVLRLLVDDEPFDLRYGRLVAHERVLDLRRGVLERTCEWTSPAGSTVRVRSTRLVSLTQRAVAAVAYEVEAVGCRSRVVIQSELVAGETLPEPNGDPRAAMALQSPLEQEDHFASGSRLRLVHRTRRSGLRVAVAADHVVSGPERTTTRSESGSDVARLTVTSVLEPGQTLRVEKLVAHGWSGTRSLPAMADQVDAALAAAAHDGWQGLLADQRTCLDDFWARADVEVEGDEEVQQAVRFALFHVLQAGSRAEQRAIPAKGLTGSGYDGHAFWDTEMFVLPVLTYTAPGAVAEALRWRYNTLDEARERAAQLGLAGAAFPWRTIAGPEGSAYWPAGTAAFHVNAGIADAVVRYVEATEDTVFEREAGVELLVETARLWRSLGHHDSRGVFHIDGVTGPDEYSAVADDNTYTNLMARQNLLAAADAVARHPREAARLGVDEEESAAWRDAAEAMHVPYNAELGVHEQHAGFTRYQRWDFAATRADQYPLLLHFPYFDLYRKQVIKQADLVLAMYTCGDWFDAEHDEEQVARNFAYYEPLTVRDSSLSACCQAVVAAQAGHPDLAYAYTTEAALMDLQDLEHNTRDGLHIASLAGTWMALVAGFGGMRRDGERLRFAPRLPERLSRLAFTVAFRGRRLRVDIGADKATYALLDGPPLTLRHHGEPLTVSTEEPAVRAVPPVVPRPDPEQPLHRPPNGG, encoded by the coding sequence GTGATCAGCGACCGGTCGTACAGCGTGGAGCCGTGGACCATACGGGAGACCGCCCTCGATCTCGGCGTCCTCGCCCAGAGCGAGTCGGTGTTCGCGCTGTCCAACGGGCACGTCGGCTGGCGCGGCAACCTCGACGAGGGCGAACCGCACGGATTGCCCGGCAGCTACCTCAACGGCGTGCACGAGGTGCACCCGCTGCCGTACGCGGAGGCGGGCTACGGCTACCCGGAGTCGGGCCAGACGGTCATCAACGTCACCAACGGCAAGGTGCTCCGGCTGCTCGTGGACGACGAGCCGTTCGACCTGCGCTACGGCCGGCTCGTCGCCCATGAGCGGGTCCTGGACCTGCGCCGCGGGGTCCTGGAGCGGACCTGCGAGTGGACCTCCCCGGCGGGCTCCACGGTCCGGGTGCGCTCGACCCGGCTGGTGTCGCTGACCCAGCGCGCGGTCGCCGCGGTGGCGTACGAGGTGGAGGCCGTCGGCTGCCGCAGCCGGGTGGTGATCCAGTCCGAGCTGGTCGCGGGCGAGACCCTGCCGGAGCCGAACGGCGACCCGCGCGCCGCCATGGCGCTGCAGTCGCCGCTGGAGCAGGAGGACCACTTCGCCTCCGGCAGCCGGCTACGGCTGGTGCACCGCACCCGGCGCAGCGGCCTCAGGGTGGCCGTGGCCGCCGACCACGTCGTCAGCGGCCCGGAGCGTACGACGACCCGCAGCGAGAGCGGCAGCGACGTGGCCCGGCTGACCGTCACCTCCGTACTGGAGCCCGGACAGACGCTGCGGGTGGAGAAGCTGGTCGCCCACGGCTGGTCCGGCACCCGCTCGCTGCCCGCGATGGCCGACCAGGTCGACGCCGCACTGGCCGCCGCCGCGCACGACGGCTGGCAGGGCCTGCTGGCCGACCAGCGGACCTGCCTGGACGACTTCTGGGCCCGCGCCGACGTCGAGGTGGAGGGCGACGAGGAGGTCCAGCAGGCGGTCCGCTTCGCCCTGTTCCACGTCCTGCAGGCCGGCAGCCGCGCCGAGCAGCGCGCGATTCCGGCGAAGGGCCTGACCGGCTCCGGCTACGACGGGCACGCCTTCTGGGACACCGAGATGTTCGTGCTGCCCGTGCTCACCTACACCGCCCCCGGAGCCGTCGCCGAGGCGCTGCGCTGGCGGTACAACACGCTGGACGAGGCCCGCGAGCGCGCGGCCCAACTCGGGCTCGCCGGCGCCGCGTTCCCCTGGCGGACCATCGCGGGACCGGAAGGCTCGGCGTACTGGCCGGCCGGCACCGCCGCCTTCCATGTGAACGCCGGCATCGCCGACGCGGTGGTCCGGTACGTCGAAGCCACCGAGGACACCGTCTTCGAACGCGAGGCCGGTGTGGAACTGCTGGTGGAGACGGCCCGGCTGTGGCGCTCGCTCGGCCACCACGACTCCCGCGGCGTCTTCCACATCGACGGCGTCACCGGCCCCGACGAGTACAGCGCGGTCGCCGACGACAACACGTACACCAACCTCATGGCCCGGCAGAACCTGCTCGCCGCGGCCGACGCCGTCGCACGCCATCCGCGCGAGGCGGCCCGGCTCGGCGTGGACGAGGAGGAGAGCGCGGCCTGGCGGGACGCCGCCGAGGCCATGCACGTCCCCTACAACGCCGAGCTCGGCGTCCACGAGCAGCACGCCGGATTCACCCGGTACCAGCGCTGGGACTTCGCCGCCACCCGCGCCGACCAGTACCCCCTGCTGTTGCACTTCCCCTACTTCGACCTCTACCGCAAGCAGGTGATCAAGCAGGCCGACCTGGTGCTGGCCATGTACACCTGCGGCGACTGGTTCGACGCGGAGCACGATGAGGAGCAGGTCGCCCGGAACTTCGCCTACTACGAGCCGCTGACCGTCCGGGACTCCTCCCTGTCGGCCTGCTGCCAGGCCGTCGTCGCCGCCCAGGCGGGCCATCCGGACCTCGCCTACGCCTACACCACCGAGGCGGCCCTGATGGATCTGCAGGACCTGGAGCACAACACCCGCGACGGACTGCACATCGCCTCCCTGGCCGGCACCTGGATGGCGCTGGTGGCGGGCTTCGGCGGGATGCGCCGCGACGGCGAACGGCTGCGGTTCGCGCCCCGCCTGCCCGAGCGGCTGAGCCGGCTCGCCTTCACCGTCGCGTTCCGCGGGCGGCGGCTGCGCGTGGACATCGGCGCGGACAAGGCGACGTACGCGCTGCTGGACGGGCCGCCGCTGACCCTGCGTCATCACGGGGAACCGCTGACGGTGAGCACCGAGGAGCCGGCCGTGCGGGCCGTACCGCCTGTCGTCCCCCGGCCCGACCCCGAGCAGCCCCTGCATCGGCCACCGAACGGCGGCTGA
- a CDS encoding beta-phosphoglucomutase family hydrolase — MTQLGLPDGIQACLFDLDGVVTKTAVVHAAAWKEAFDAFLRDYEGEQARPFDAVAEYDEYVDGRPRADGVRAFLDSRGIQLPEGTPEDPPDAHTVHGLGNRKNALLLAKIHTGGVEAYEGTLRYLEAVRAEGLRTAIVSSSANCQDVLRSVGAEHLFDVRIDGVVAAARRLPGKPHPDTFLAAAHDLGVEPSRAAVFEDALAGMDAGRAGGFGYVVGVDRVGQSDALYAHGATIVVRDLAELGGKQ; from the coding sequence ATGACTCAGCTCGGTCTGCCCGACGGAATCCAGGCCTGTCTGTTCGACCTCGACGGGGTCGTCACCAAGACGGCCGTCGTGCACGCGGCCGCCTGGAAGGAGGCGTTCGACGCGTTCCTGCGGGACTACGAGGGGGAACAGGCGCGGCCGTTCGACGCCGTCGCCGAGTACGACGAGTACGTCGACGGCCGCCCGCGCGCCGACGGCGTCCGCGCCTTCCTCGACTCGCGCGGTATCCAGCTGCCCGAGGGCACCCCCGAGGACCCGCCGGACGCCCACACCGTGCACGGCCTCGGCAACCGCAAGAACGCCCTGCTCCTGGCGAAGATCCACACCGGCGGTGTGGAGGCCTACGAGGGCACCCTGCGCTATCTGGAGGCGGTCCGCGCCGAGGGGCTGCGCACCGCGATCGTCTCCTCCAGCGCCAACTGCCAGGACGTGCTGCGCTCGGTCGGCGCCGAGCACCTCTTCGACGTACGGATCGACGGTGTGGTCGCCGCCGCACGGCGGCTGCCGGGCAAGCCGCACCCCGACACCTTCCTCGCCGCCGCCCACGATCTGGGCGTCGAACCCTCCCGGGCCGCCGTCTTCGAGGACGCGCTGGCCGGCATGGACGCGGGCCGCGCCGGCGGCTTCGGGTACGTGGTCGGGGTGGACCGCGTGGGCCAGAGCGACGCGCTGTACGCGCACGGCGCCACCATCGTGGTGCGGGACCTCGCCGAGCTGGGAGGCAAGCAGTGA
- a CDS encoding nucleoside/nucleotide kinase family protein, which yields MPLTFTDLLDRARGLVRDGRRAVLGIAGSPGAGKTTLAEQLVRALNADGPPWVAHVPMDGFHLADVELDRLGRRSRKGAPDTFDAAGYAALLRRLREDTEDVVYAPGFERVLEQPLAGVIPVPPAARLVVTEGNYLLLAEGSWARVRACLDEVWFCETCEDERVRRLIARHEEFGKDHEAAVAWVLGTDQHNAELIATTRGRADLVVDCGVPEIRSTVHGDD from the coding sequence GTGCCACTGACCTTCACCGACCTTCTCGATCGTGCCCGTGGCCTCGTCCGGGACGGCCGGCGTGCCGTGCTCGGGATCGCGGGCAGCCCCGGCGCGGGCAAGACGACGCTCGCCGAGCAGTTGGTCCGGGCCCTGAACGCCGACGGGCCGCCCTGGGTCGCGCACGTTCCCATGGACGGCTTCCACCTGGCCGACGTCGAACTCGACCGGCTGGGCCGTCGGTCCCGCAAGGGCGCGCCGGACACCTTCGACGCGGCCGGCTATGCGGCACTGCTGCGGCGGCTCCGCGAGGACACCGAGGACGTGGTCTACGCCCCCGGCTTCGAGCGGGTGCTGGAGCAGCCCCTTGCCGGCGTGATCCCGGTACCACCGGCCGCCCGGCTCGTGGTCACCGAGGGCAACTACCTTCTGCTGGCGGAGGGTTCGTGGGCGCGGGTGCGGGCGTGCCTGGACGAGGTCTGGTTCTGCGAGACGTGCGAGGACGAACGGGTCCGCCGGCTGATCGCCCGGCACGAGGAGTTCGGGAAGGATCACGAGGCGGCCGTGGCCTGGGTCCTGGGCACGGACCAGCACAACGCCGAACTGATCGCGACGACCCGGGGGCGGGCGGACCTGGTCGTGGACTGCGGGGTCCCGGAAATCCGGTCGACGGTGCACGGGGACGACTGA
- a CDS encoding carbohydrate ABC transporter permease, translating into MSAITPSASPLQKLRSLGSVRSLPGPRRILLHTLLIGVALVMLYPLLWMLSSSLKPDTEIFTHPGLIPNELHPRNYSEGWSGSGNSFSLYITNSLIVTIGAVIGNVISCSLAAYAFARFEFRGKKIWFGLMLGTLMLPLQATLIPQYTIFYNLTWINTFLPLIVPKFLATDAFFIFLMVQFIRSIPRELDQAAMMDGANPLQIYVRIILPLMKPALVTTTIFTFIWTYDDFLSQLVYLQQNARFTVPLGLTLFLDKTSGSSYGAMFAMSTLALAPTLICFLVFQKRLVEGLATTGMKG; encoded by the coding sequence ATGTCCGCCATCACGCCGAGCGCTTCGCCGCTCCAGAAGCTCCGTTCGCTCGGTTCGGTCCGTTCGCTCCCCGGCCCCCGCCGCATCCTCCTGCACACCCTGCTGATCGGCGTCGCGCTCGTCATGCTCTACCCGCTGCTGTGGATGCTCAGCAGCTCCCTCAAGCCGGACACCGAGATCTTCACGCACCCCGGCCTGATCCCGAACGAACTGCACCCGCGGAACTACTCCGAGGGCTGGAGCGGCTCCGGAAACTCCTTCTCGCTCTACATCACCAACTCGCTGATCGTCACGATCGGCGCGGTAATCGGAAACGTCATCTCGTGCTCGCTGGCCGCCTATGCCTTCGCACGCTTCGAGTTCCGGGGCAAGAAGATCTGGTTCGGCCTGATGCTCGGCACGCTCATGCTGCCCCTGCAGGCCACGCTGATCCCGCAGTACACGATCTTCTACAACCTGACCTGGATCAACACCTTCCTGCCGCTGATCGTGCCGAAGTTCCTCGCCACGGACGCCTTCTTCATCTTCCTGATGGTGCAGTTCATCCGCTCCATCCCGCGCGAGCTGGACCAGGCCGCGATGATGGACGGCGCCAACCCGCTCCAGATCTACGTCAGGATCATCCTGCCGTTGATGAAGCCCGCCCTCGTCACCACCACCATCTTCACCTTCATCTGGACCTACGACGACTTCCTCAGCCAGCTCGTCTACCTCCAGCAGAACGCCCGCTTCACCGTCCCCCTCGGCCTCACCCTCTTCCTGGACAAGACCAGCGGCTCCTCCTACGGGGCGATGTTCGCCATGTCGACACTCGCCCTCGCCCCGACGCTCATCTGCTTCCTGGTCTTCCAGAAGAGACTGGTGGAAGGCCTGGCGACCACCGGAATGAAGGGCTGA
- a CDS encoding carbohydrate ABC transporter permease, translating to MTTARSDAAVGEEPAAPAKPAGPADRRERERLRRRAARRRGGGWWPYVFLAPWFAGLFGLTIYPMLDSLYLSFTDFDLLTPARWIGARNYTHMFSDDPVFWDSVHATLLYVAVSVPLKLALALGVALLLNRPLKGIGVYRAAFYLPSLLGGAVAVAIVWRQVFGGDGLFNDFLGWFGIKGQDWISSPDTSIYTLILLAVWQFGTPMVIFLAGLKQLPKDVYEAAAIDGAGTLTRFFRITLPLLTPIVFFNLVLQIIDGFKTFTPAYVVSNGTGGPLDSTMLYSLYLYKKGFTDLQMGYASALAWVLFLVIAGFTAVNFVASRYWVHYDD from the coding sequence ATGACCACTGCCAGGAGCGACGCGGCCGTGGGGGAGGAGCCGGCGGCCCCGGCGAAGCCCGCCGGCCCCGCCGACCGGCGCGAGCGCGAGCGTCTGCGCCGCCGTGCCGCCAGACGGCGCGGCGGGGGATGGTGGCCGTACGTCTTCCTGGCCCCCTGGTTCGCCGGCCTGTTCGGGCTGACGATCTACCCGATGCTGGACTCGCTGTACCTGTCCTTCACGGACTTCGACCTGCTGACGCCCGCGCGGTGGATCGGCGCCCGGAACTACACGCACATGTTCTCCGACGACCCGGTCTTCTGGGACTCGGTGCACGCGACCCTGCTGTACGTCGCCGTCTCCGTCCCGCTGAAACTGGCGCTCGCGCTCGGTGTGGCCCTGCTGCTCAACCGGCCGCTGAAGGGGATCGGCGTTTACCGGGCCGCCTTCTATCTGCCCTCGCTGCTCGGCGGGGCGGTAGCCGTCGCGATCGTCTGGCGGCAGGTGTTCGGCGGGGACGGGCTGTTCAACGACTTCCTCGGCTGGTTCGGGATCAAGGGCCAGGACTGGATTTCGAGTCCGGACACCTCGATCTACACGCTCATCCTGCTCGCCGTCTGGCAGTTCGGCACGCCGATGGTCATCTTCCTGGCCGGACTGAAGCAGCTGCCCAAGGACGTGTACGAGGCCGCCGCGATCGACGGCGCCGGAACGCTCACCCGGTTCTTCCGGATCACCCTCCCGCTGCTCACCCCGATCGTCTTCTTCAACCTGGTCCTGCAGATCATCGACGGGTTCAAGACGTTCACCCCCGCCTACGTCGTGAGCAACGGCACCGGCGGACCGCTCGATTCGACCATGCTGTACTCCCTCTACCTCTACAAGAAGGGCTTCACCGACCTCCAGATGGGCTACGCCTCGGCGCTCGCCTGGGTGCTCTTCCTGGTCATCGCGGGTTTCACGGCGGTCAATTTCGTCGCCAGCCGTTATTGGGTCCACTACGACGACTGA